In Palaemon carinicauda isolate YSFRI2023 chromosome 21, ASM3689809v2, whole genome shotgun sequence, the following proteins share a genomic window:
- the LOC137614843 gene encoding GATA zinc finger domain-containing protein 14-like, which translates to MRLYIHDLKQSENEESSEKANVYSECNEKGPPKIGSDNSEIDTSANEDKILRTITNHRGISEGEDKRNTHKENRRQDLPKVSNESFLVGTSANSANSLRSESVSVRPKTQYSEYSENNVNKISGNNSVSVRAKTQYSEYSENNVNKTSGNNNNIENSDKIGKGNTYSESGNNNRNMSREDIFDSQEKSEEDDGFIIVENNRNKNKNRGRTTEPKPLPKNLSV; encoded by the exons ATGAGGTTGTATATCCATGATTTAAAA CAGAGTGAAAACGAAGAAAGCAGTGAAAAAGCCAATGTTTACAGTGAATGCAATGAGAAAGGGCCACCAAAGATAGGCAGTGACAACAGTGAAATAGACACCAGTGCCAACGAGGATaaaattttgagaacaataaccaACCACAGAGGAATCAGTGAAGGTGAGGATAAGAGGAATACCCACAAGGAGAACAGGAGACAAGATCTACCAAAGGTAAGCAATGAAAGCTTTTTAGTAGGCACCAGTGCCAATAGTGCCAATAGCTTAAGAAGTGAAAGTGTTAGTGTAAGGCCAAAAACCCAATACAGTGAATACAGTGAAAATAACGTGAATAAAATCAGTGGCAACAACAGTGTTAGTGTAAGGGCAAAAACCCAGTACAGTGAATACAGTGAAAATAACGTGAATAAAACCAGTGGCAACAACAATAACATAGAAAATAGtgataaaataggaaaaggaaatacATACAGTGAAAGTGGAAATAACAACAGAAATATGTCAAGAGAAGATATTTTTGACAGCCAAGAAAAGAGTGAAGAGGATGACGGTTTCATTATAGtagaaaacaatagaaataaaaataaaaatagaggcAGAACAACCGAACCAAAACCTCTCCCCAAAAACCTAAGTGTTTAA